AGGTGCATTTAGTTGTACCCCTCCCCCCTACGCCACACTGCAACTAATCGCACAGTTGTGTATCTCGTCTTTAAGTAATCACAGCCGTTATCACCGACATTTTGCATTGACAAGGCGCCAAGTGGGTATACAGTAGGCAATGTAGGACAGCCAAGGAAGCTCTTCTAATAACTGACTGTCCTTATTTGGAGACGGGCCAGTCTGAGCTAGGTGATACCCTCCGAATGTTTGTCTATTTAAAGAACGGCTCCATCCCCCCCACATTAGCACCCCTCCTAAACAAACTCGCCTTGCTTTGCCCCTGGTTTCGGCTGACACAATTCCAACAAGCCCTACCTCCCATTAAAACTCTAGTTGTAATATCACTTTTGCAATGATAGCCACTTCGCTGCAATGAAGCACGTAGGATGGGAAACTTTTTCCATCTCTGGTCCCTCCAAACAAGGTCAGCTACTCCCCCCATCCATATCTCACATTGCCAAAATTCTTCCTCAAGAAAGAACGTGGTACCCCAAGGCTTTCTCCTCCGATAGATATCCTTGGCTCGTTCTCTAAGGAAACTTGGACCAGTTGGCAGCCTTGCTTTCCCGTCTGTTTCGTCTCGTAGGTAAAGAGTTTCGTACTCACCAAAAACGATGTTGTTCCAACAACGTAATCGTTGAAGGTCATTTGAGCATACCATGTCCACACAAACATTCTTGTCACCATCGGACCCAGCTCACAACACATTCCAACCAAGATCTAACTGTACGCCTCGCTAGATGTGGGAAATCGTATGTCCTAGCCAAGTCTTCCTAAATGGGTGCATCTGTTGTGCACTTTTCAGACGAGAAGCGTGTGCGAAGTTGACAGAGTTGAACTCACCATCAATCATAGACTGCTCGATTTCCGCCTGAGAggtaaagaaggaaaaagacCGAAAACATACATTAGAAGGTCAGATAATTATGACTCTGTATATCTTTTATTGCATGCTATTAGAATTATAAGACGGCATGCGTTGTTAAATGTATACCTCACATACCAATGTCTTAAGTTACAAGTTAGGTTAGGTGATCGTATGTTCTAGTCGTTCCGTCAACGACATACTTTGACAACATCCTAGCTTTGCACAACGAAACGAAACATTAAAATCGTGCAATGAAATAGCCACAAGGAACGCCACTCAATGTGCTCTATATACACAGTTTATCATGCAAGATTAGGCGCTAGTACGAAGTCAAACTTTATCTGTTTAAACATTGTAAACGGTACCAGCTGCAAGTTCTATCTGTCAGCTTTAAAAGCGTTTCACGTTCCCTTCGCTTGCTCCTAATCTTCCCCCTGTTTTGGAGTTAGCACTCGAAGCATGTCCAATACTTAACGGTCCGAAAGACTATAACAACAAAGAAAGTGTCGTCTGATTCTGAGGTAAGCTGTGTGACACATACCATGGCGATGTCCTTTGTGAGTCTTCGCCTTTCCAGCAGCTAGTGTCCAACGCCAGGAGAGAGTGGGCTGTGGAGGCTTGGGTGACACCCCGCCAGTTTTTATACCTAAAGTCACGTGACGACCACGTGACCAAGAACTTGGAATTTTTCCCGATCACGTGATCGATAAGCCATGGCATTCTTGTGATCACGTGACAGATATGGTTGTAAGGGGTGCTGCTGATTCAGGGCAGGCTGCCAATCAGAAACACTATTACGGGGGCCTACAGTAAGGGAACCAAACGGTTGAGCCAAGCAGCTTCTAGTTTTAGACACAACGGACTGGGAAATTCCGCGGGTGCCAGCAGCGAAGGATATTTTTATTCCACTGTAGCTTGCATGACAATATAGCAGGCGCATCATGTGGTATTGGGTTCAAACTTCAATGTATATCATATGCATGGTGTAGAATCGTTGCAACTTAGACGGTCACAATTGAACTTGTATGGAAGCGTAAATGCACGAGGTATATTTTGTGATAtgaagtttcattttgtatttcacacaAACCGTTTGCAATATTGATATGCATCGAGGTCACGCCTCTAAGCTGTTTTCtagaaactttttttccagAATGTTCCATATATAACGTATTAATGGTTCACAAACATATTAATTATAAAGTTACAAATGACCATCTCTTGTTTTCAGGACTACTGACCTACAATGAAAGTGAACGAGGAAAACTTAATTTGGTCATGAAATTTGGTCCTGATATAGATAAATCCGCTGAAATTACAAGATGCCCATGTTTGATGTTCATCGGTGTTTGAATAGAAGTGATCAAATTTCTAGAAACCGTGACGGCCAACAATAACATCATTTGAACACGCCGGGTGAGTGTTTGCAGTTGAagcaacatacaaaatgtattccgTATTGCCATTTATTGCCATTTAATACGTTGttaatgtagaaaaaaatctgGAAAGGACAAGCCTCGAAATATGCAGCTTTTAATTATTTTGTCCTATTTTCGCAATAGGTAAGAATCCTTAAACATTAATGGATCTGTATTAGAATTTTTTCCAAAAGAATGATGACGATATCTGTTAGGTCTATAGGGTATACATCTTCCCCTCACCAACTTATAAACAATTGTACATAACTTTACCAGTTACGCTATTCATAAATAAAAGGACCGGCGAACTCTTTAgaaacataacgttaacgtcTTTGACATGGCATTGCCTTACCGAGGTAAACATGCCAGTCTTTACGAACCAGTGCAATATGATAATGTCAATGCACAATACAACATAGACAAGGGGAGGGACATTGCTCAGCACAAATAGAGACTACAATAGCTGTGCTAACATGGGGGCACAGAAAATCTCTCATGACACTACATCAGCAAAGAAAAACCCTCAGTAGCGGAGGTTTGCACGGCCGAAGCGACACGCACGCCCTCAGCTGTTGGGTGTTTACAGAGCGCTATCAGTTGTCGAGTAGCGACAGGTCTTTCACCCTGGCCACAAGAGATGCGGTGCCTGGCAAGTTTATTAAACAGAGGCGGAACAGGCAACAGTGAAACCACTGCTCTCAGACCATTTCAGATAAGAAGGATAGAAGGAAAGCAGAAAAAGTAAATAATAAGAAGTGAAAGCAGTGAAGAAAGGCAGGAGAAGTAACCTTGgtatgtcaatgtcaattttgaaaGGAAACAGATACTGGTCTGAACTGCTGTGAAGTCATCTTTTATAGCGACATCAAAATAACACACAATTAACACACAATTTAGTGTCCAAAACAAACACGTGCAAGTTACAATCTTTAGATAGATCCATATTGGTCTaaatgttttgctttttttgtttaaacGTTGTTTCCTGCGAGAGAACCTAAAGCCAGATGAACCGTCATCAATGTGAGTGACTCAACTGCTCCAGACACATCACCTGACTATACGCGCACGTCGCGTGAGCAACTTCTGCGGAACTTTCGCGGTGACAAGATTAGGATATGCTACTAGGCTGAAGGTACACTGAGAACCTTGTGGCCACTTTAGACAGACCGTGATTGAACAGTTATAtggtcgtgcgactgttgttgtccaCGTCGTCTCCGGCGACAgtatttttaggctgtctaaagaggatgAAAATAGTCGCACGACGGTTTTTTTCTCGAATGACCGTGCGACCGCCTCAGACCTGGTCGTGCGACCCTTCAGCCCCGTGACTATCCTCGCATGTCTAAAGTCTAAAGAGGaatcgtcgccggcgacggAAGTGGATCATATTGTTTTCTGTCCGGAAAGGAGGAAAACTACTAGCCAGAgtgccatcctccgtagtgaccgatGGCTCAGTAATTTCGTTTGCTaactccgtagtgaccgctggctcagtactttcgcttgctaaccacgagCGAGCGAAAGTACTGAtccagcggtcactacagaggatggtactcaggctagaaaAACTACAGCATTTTATCAGTAAATATACAAGTAGTCATTAatggaaatgtatttttgtcataATACAGAAACTGACTGTTCCAGCACAGTGACCTGCCACTGTGTGGCTACATCCTTTTCATGCCCCTATTGAGGTTATTTATCATTAGCCTGACGTCCTCAACAACGCTTGCATCTATATGTGCAAACtgaaaggttaggtgtgacgggtcgtttaGTGTAATATAACACTACCGGTAAAGGcaataaccagctgctgccacgccgcgtgcctgcgaagctggtgtgtcttCAATAACGTTACACCGAAGTGCGATtatctctgtcagtcagtctatataCCGGCTATAACGGTTATATATACAATAGAGAACAGCACGACAAGCTAATTCTGAATGTCCCAACAGTGCAGATTGCACCGTATGCATTACATTCTAGCAACGTCCTTGATTCTAGCTGTGTCAGACTGTCTGCAATCCGCTATGAGATCTAGCTCATGTGCACAAATTATGAGCATGGCCCTTTCGATCGTCTACTTGTAACGTGTATTTTGTATAAAAATCGCCAGGTGTCGCTCCTACTTGAGTTACAATTTCCCCTTTGACCTCTCCAATCCCGACAACCTTTACTACGTACTTCCGTTCTGACACCGCCCAGACTGCCGCAGCGAAGATGGTAAGACTCTTAAAACACCTTAAATAAGTCCATTTTTGACGTTCTAAATCCCTTATTGTCATCATCCCGTTACTTACAAcattattctttctttctctctccagTCTTACTTTTCGGAGGAGCAGATTTCAGGTAAGAACCCGTTTTGTTTCCGCTAGAAATCATGTTGGCACGATTTTTGTCCTAGCTGTCTGTCAACTTACTGTTTGAACTGAATGCTAACTTTTATGCATATTGATCAAGCCATACACCAAGAACTATAAAGCAGCTTTGAGTTTACTTAAGGCTTAAAAGCAATATTAAGTTTCAAGGCCTGTAGATGTTCACCTTTCTCTTTATTTGGACGTTGTACTTCTGTTTCTTTGAGCCGGCTAAATTTTAGGCGGGCCAGACCCAAGGTAGATCTAAGAAGACAGAAAggtaaaagatacatgtactattatttTATTGACGTCTTGGTTGAAAGTTAGCGTTAGAATGGTATTACCTAGTCAATGATAAAAATTCACGAGTGTTGGCCAGGTATGAATCATATGAAATTATAAACCAAGACCCCCCTAAAAGGTAGTGAAATGGTATAACCTGCGGTGACGTCATAGGATGTACAATATCCAGGTATTTGGCAGACTGGTTTCCTATGACCTCCGTTTGCACTAGTTACCATATATGGCTAAGGAATGCTTTAGGGTGTACACAAGACTTCCCCCAGTTTGTGTACCCTTAACGAGGGAGAATTCAAATGTGCCCTTAGTGTATACTAACTGAAACGCAGAAGGGGCGACTTTTTACCTTGATACAACCATGTTTAAGGGCAACCATATGATGTTCCCATTTCTGTTGTATCATTTCAATGATGTAACGTTTATGGGAAGGATAATTTGTGGCAAATTTCGGGACTGAGAAAAGTAAATAGGAAACAGCATGCAAGAAATGTAGACGTAAATAAGGTTTGATGTGCTAGCGCCACTTGTGCAAACGTCAGTGGTGAGTGCATGCTGTTCTCTCTGCATTTCTTTGCTTGTGGGAATTATACAATGTGTGAGTCATAGTGCATGCAAGTCACTGCCATTTGCAATGCTGAATTATTTGATaggagcgatcgctgttgttgtttatatccggcaTATTCAatggctggtgcctaccaggacatGAGTAGATTGGATCTCAAATTGATAgttaaattagcagatcaaattactggttgatatgtaaattaatcttgtgccaaacacctgctttttacCTACCCCTTAGGGAGTAGTATTGTAGAATTTTTGTCTTCCTCTCTCAATATCATACATAGGTAACACTAACCTAGTAAGCATCTGGAAATTTGAAGGAGAAGAACATTAACTGAGGAAATATAAGACAGAAGGAAGTGACATGTACATATTGCATTTTATctttgttcttgttgttttcttggccACAGTAAGCTTTGTTGTGGCAGACCATCTTGCCTTGGTTATTTTGATTAAACCCTTCATACTGAATCATAGATACATTTGATTGAAAGCTCAGTAATGTGATAAGAGTAGTGGGTGTATTAGATGAGTGGGTGGCTTGGTATTGAGTATTACAATGTACCCCCATAAGGGGTATAATGTTCAAGTTGATTGAGTCACCGCAATATCATTAGTGCACATGATACAGGATTAAAAAAGAACCCTTGTAATCTTAGGAAATCAAATCAAGAGGTTTTCTCATGATTTTATCTCAGGAAATTGAACCTTACACCTGAAGATTGattatttcatttgatgtcGTCCCTAAagaaaagtcttttttcactGAGGGTTTTATATCAGCTCATATTAAAATCTGGCTTATGACCCTTGTTCAGCCaaattgaaaatacattgtaccaacacaaaacaaaaacaattctgTCATATGTGAAGTTAGTATCATGAAATTAGTATCAGGACAAAATGCTCAAGTATCTGGAAGGGATAATTCTTAGTCtacatcatttacatgtactttgattaGTTGTTTTGTAGATTGAAAGATACTATCCTAAACTGAAATGTCAAAAGGAAAGtctggtacacacagtttcagggaaTGAATATAGGCATGCGTATTGTTCTTTTCCTGAATTAGTTGTTCAAAATACCCGAGAACCATTGAGATCAATTGGTGTGGActaatgatatttttgtttgacaTTGCCACACCCAACATTCCCTAGGGCCCTTTGATCACACACAGTTATGTTATTTCAGTCCGTTATATCAATTACCTTGGAATACTACAGGATAATGAAATAGCAAATATAATAAACAAATGtaattttacaaaatgaaattacaaTTGCTAAAACGATGTAACAATTCTGCAGAAAAAATTCCCTTTTCATACATGACCAAATTTCCAGAGTAAAGTAAAATCAAATAGGTGATACTGATACTGATCTTACTCTATTCTTTTGAAGTGTCCTGCACTGCatattttcatgtacatttgaAGCCAGctggtacatgtgtatttgatCAGCCTTGACACTGTGAAGGTGAACCTAaggactgttgttgttttgtttgtgcagAGTTCCAGGAGGCCTTCTCCCTGTTTGACAAGAGGGGTGATGGAAAGATAGACAAGGGCCAGCTGGCCGAGGTGCTCCGGTCTCTCGGTCAGAACCCCACCAATGCCGAGGTCAAGAAGGTCTCCGCAGAGTTCAGAGGTGAGGGGTCAAGTTCAGAAAAATCCGCTGTTTTATCCTTTAATGTTGAAGTTATTATTGTATTCTTGAAACATTTTTGGTATTTTAGTTTGTGGTTTGTGTGGTCACTTTTCAGTTTTCTTGTGTGAATTTGTTGCACCCGCTATTGTTTCAGCTACAAAGGCTCAAAGTGTAAGATGTGAATTTTAGCTGCCATTTGTTCAATAAATTTGCAGTTCCAACTTTATTGTTGATCATTCCCATTTGGTTGGGGTTGGCTTTCCCTATGTATGAGGGCCCACATTTTTTGTTGAGAATAGGCGCATGCACGTCTtgcataaaattaagtcagtaaATGTACACAAGATCTAAACTAAGTAGATCATAACACATCTTTTACATCCTCTCCATATATAGACAACTCCAGGATCAGTTTTGAGGAATTCCTGCCCATCCTTGAGGCCTTTGCCAAGCACTCCAAGGAGGCGGGGTCCTTCGAGGACTTCGTGGAGGGTCTGAAGGTTTTTGACAAGGACGGCAACGGCCTGATAGTGGGCGCTGAGCTGCGGCATGTCCTCACAACTCTGGGTAAGATTctgggattaaaaaaaaatttcatatgtttgaatcttttttCTTTGCAGCAGTCTacacactcacttactcactagTACTAGTGTTCATCAAGTTCTTTACGTAATGTACACCTAACCTGTTAGTGTAACTTTTCCCAAAGGTGAATTTGAGCCTTGCTAATAGGTGTAGATTGTACGTAGGCAACTCCAttgtacacatacattgtacatgtttgataTCATATGGTCAGCTCCCCAATCTGACATATATGTATGCTACAAAGTTTGCAAACCAAAGTCCTGAAATATGGATCAATTGTACAGTATCAACAATGAAAAAATGTACACTTTGAAAAATTCTGTAATGTTGCCAACCGTCTGCATTTAACCTTTTCAGTACGGCCTAACATTGTCATCAATACAAATTTTTCCGAAGAAAAGCAACATCTGTAGGGAATGGTTAAAAGTGAATGCTACTGTTTTGTTTGCAAAACTGATTTGTACATGTTTAAAGAATATAGTAATTCCATTTTCCCATGTAAAATTTTATTGATCTACAGTTTGCTTACTTAGCAATGTCTTAAAAAGATCTCATAGTTTCCTCTTTCTCTCCTTGAACCTTCAGGAGAAAAGTTGACTGAAGAAGAAGTAGAACAGCTGGTGGCAGGACAGGAGGACCAACACGGCATGATTAACTATGAAGGTAACAGCAGAAACCCCTCTATTCCGCATGGAACATTCCTGATCACACGTCCTATCCCCTGTAAGAGTCATTCCATTTTAGAATGCAGGGGAGGGGCAGGTTTGAAAAAAAGGACTTTGGAATGTTAAAGATCATAATGGCAGTGACTTTTGTTACATGtgatttcttcttctctttggAAATATACTCAAAGACTTGCAAATATGTCTGTTGTGTTGTcagacttttttgttgtttgagttatattgttctttttttttaggtttGCAAAGGATATACTTGTAGAACGTTTTAGCTCTTGTTTCTGTTTATGTTGTGTGAGTTATTTTATgtaaggtaacagttactcaactGTTTAATtttatccagttccttgagtaatTGTTACCTTGCATATCGTATTTTCATTGGTGTGAGCTATTATGTTCTGTTAAGTGTGTACAGGTTTTAATTGTAGTGTAGCCAGTGTAAGTTCTTGTTTCCATGTAGAGGTTTTTCCTTGTTGTACATTTTATCTTAAACTTTATTTCTGTCTTAGTAGACTTGTACAGTTTTTTTATTGTAGtgagttttgtttcttgtttctgtATTTCCCCGTCTTTTGTCGCAGAGTTTGTCCATGAAGTGGTATATTCACACAGGGTAAGGAAGCATGTGCACGAGTTGTGCCTGCTGTAAGGGAAATGATTTTAACCCTTGTGATACCGACCACTGATATAGAAGTGTTTACTCTTCTCAGTTGCTAGGATGACAAAGGTTAATGGAAAGTGGTACTCCTCATTT
Above is a genomic segment from Branchiostoma floridae strain S238N-H82 chromosome 16, Bfl_VNyyK, whole genome shotgun sequence containing:
- the LOC118403271 gene encoding myosin-2 essential light chain-like isoform X2: MSYFSEEQISEFQEAFSLFDKRGDGKIDKGQLAEVLRSLGQNPTNAEVKKVSAEFRDNSRISFEEFLPILEAFAKHSKEAGSFEDFVEGLKVFDKDGNGLIVGAELRHVLTTLGEKLTEEEVEQLVAGQEDQHGMINYEEFVHEVVYSHRSL
- the LOC118403271 gene encoding myosin-2 essential light chain-like isoform X1, translating into MSYFSEEQISEFQEAFSLFDKRGDGKIDKGQLAEVLRSLGQNPTNAEVKKVSAEFRDNSRISFEEFLPILEAFAKHSKEAGSFEDFVEGLKVFDKDGNGLIVGAELRHVLTTLGEKLTEEEVEQLVAGQEDQHGMINYEEFIRMVIAENNFKSL
- the LOC118403271 gene encoding myosin light polypeptide 6-like isoform X3; amino-acid sequence: MSYFSEEQISEFQEAFSLFDKRGDGKIDKGQLAEVLRSLGQNPTNAEVKKVSAEFRDNSRISFEEFLPILEAFAKHSKEAGSFEDFVEGLKVFDKDGNGLIVGAELRHVLTTLGEKLTEEEVEQLVAGQEDQHGMINYEEFVRMVVSN